In Heliangelus exortis chromosome 12, bHelExo1.hap1, whole genome shotgun sequence, the genomic stretch ACACCTAGCTGTTCCCATCGCCGCTGTTCCTGCTGCCAGTGGCCCCATTCCTAGCCTTCCCTTTCCTACTGTCCCCCGCGCTGGCGGTCCCCATCTCGGTGTCCCCAGTGCTGGTGATCCTTGGTGCTTAGTGATCTCCACCCCAAGCATCCCCGGTGCACCCATCCCTGGTCTCCTCCCCACCGGTGTCTCCCCCACCCCCCGGTGCCTCTCCCGGTGGCCTCGCTGCCGGCGGCCCCGCTCCGGCGCGCACCGTTCACCTTGGTGCGTCCCCGGCTCATCCAGGCGGGGATGCCCGGCCCGCGTCGCCCCCCGGCCGTCGCACACGAGGCTCAGCTCCGCCGGGCCGGGATCGCCCTGCTGCGGCGGCGGCCCCGCGGTGCGGCTGCGGGAGCCGGCGGAGCTGCGCTGCGGGGCCGAGCCGCCGCCACAGCGGGACCGGAGCGGGGCCGGTGCGGCCGCCGCATCCCGCGGATCCCTCCTGGAGCGCGCCACGCCGGCCCCGCTGCTCAGTGCTCAGTGCCCATTGCCCGGGCCGCGGTGCCGccagcccccccctcccgccgGAGCCCGGGAGGccccggtgccggtgccggcCGGAGCCCCCCCGCTGACCTGCCGGTGCCAgtgccggtgccggtgcgggcgggccgggccgggctctGCGGCGGAgcaggcggcggcggcagcCGGTCACGCGCCGTTCCGAGCCGCGGGCACCCGCGCGGGAACCCGCCCGGCACCGGTGGGGGGGGCGCGAGGGGCCCGGGCACGGCTGGGGCCGCTGTGCGGGGACGAGAGCGGGGCAGGGCCGGGGACACGCCGGGGTCCTGGGGCGGGGCCCCCGTGGGGCTCAGCCGGGGTGGGCTACCCTGGGGCGGGGCCCCCGTGGGGCGGATCCCGTGGGGCGCCAGGGCCGGTCCCCAGGGGACACACAGCGGGGCAGCAGAGGGATGCTGCCAGTGGGGCAGGCGGGACAGGCAGTGCCCCCACTTCCGCCTCCCCGAGCTGGCAGGGAGGTGAAGCCGCTTGCACTTGTGCGCCCCAGTGCAGGGCTGTCCCCACAGcaggtgggggtggggggagggagcTGCCTGAACTCTCCAGGAGTATCCTCAGGGAGGAGGTCAGTGTGTGGCCCTggcaccctcctgccccacagccaccccacacctcctgccctccctgcacGGCGCACGCAGCACCCTGGCAGCCGCTGGGCTATGGGGCCTGCCAAGGTGTAGGTAATTAGCTAATCAGCTAATTATCCCGCTGAAGAgcagcctgccctgcctgggctggCATTGTTGCGGCCGCAGGGTCACAAAGTCTCACCTGGCTCAGGTCTTTGCTTGATATCGTGAAGCgccccagccccctgcctgcaccccagctCCTTGCCTGCACCTCATCTCCCTGCTTGTACCTCATCTCCCTGCTTGTACCTtgcccccctgcctgcccccgGGCTCCTGCTTGCACTGCCATCCCCTGCCTGCACCTCAGACAGCACCTGAGCTGCCTCAGCCTTGGCAGACCCTGTCACTGCCATTGCTCTCCTCTTGCCCAGGCCAGCAGGGACATGTGGCAGGTCCCTATAGTCATTTCCACAGCAGCACACACAGtgtccccctcctgctccctgccatcTCTCTGCCCCTGGAGCATTGTGCCTGGGCTGGGCTCACCGTGGGCACATGGGGCTTTTCTGGGCCCTGGTCCATGCCTCTGTGCTTGGGGGGctgtggcagcagggctggggaattTGGGCAATGCTGGTGCACCAGACCCCATAAAGTAGGCAGGGCAGGAATCTAAACTGGGTATTAGTGGCAGGGAGACCAGGCAGTGGGAGAGGTCTGGGGAGCAGTTGGTGAGCCTGCACCATGCGAGGTACTGACATCACCAGGCTGTGCCACTGCCAGCTGTTCTCACCCTGTGGGCAGGGTGGCTGAGGTGCCAAGTGGGCAGTGGGgctctggggctggagctgtgccCCACATACCTCAGTCATCGGGGTGCCTTGAGCATGAGGCACGGGTGGAGCAGCCACCTCCACATGCCCGGTGCTGTCAGTGGTTTCCTCTGCTGCCAAGTGACTCACTGGCAGATGAAAAGCTGAGGGCCCcactttgtgctgctgcagcgGCTGCTTGCACAGCCGTGGATGCTGGGCAGAGGATGCCACCTGTGTTTTCACACCTCTGTGTCCACGGCCATCTGGGTTTCATCAGCTTTTGGCCACTGTCCGCCCCCTTCTCCCAGGCTCTTCCCCAAGGAAGCAGGACAAAACCCCAGGTTAGGAGAAAACTGTCCCAGTTAAGTGACCACAAACAGCCTGGAGACCAGCTCTGTTCTTATGACCCCTGTGTTTGCTGTACAGGGCTGCCCTGTGCCCTTCTCAGTCTCccttggctgtgctgctggtgggaccACCCCCAGCATCTTCCCTGGGGACCTTCAGAGGAACAAGCCCCCACAAACACAGGTGCTGGTAGCCCCAAAGGCCCTGTGAAGAGACAAGAACCAGGCTGGGAGATGGGTCGGCAGAGAGTGGCTCCCCAGCTGGGGATGCCAGCCtggggcagagccagcagcatgcACACTTCCATTTTTGTCTAGCAAGGTTGGAAGAGGAGTTGCCATTGTCACGGCCATATTGGGACAAATAGTCTCACTGGCAGAGCAAACCCCAGAGGAGACCCTCAGTGTGGAATGGGTGTGGGGCTGGTCTAGGGGGGGCCAGGATAGCACCCCAGGGCTTCCCCACATTCCCCCAGAGACGTGATAGGCATGAGGGAAAGCACCACTCTCTGCTATTGCCATTAAACCCCCTTTCTCCAGCGATTTTGTCCAAGACTCTGCTGTGTACCATGGtgtgtgggtgctgcaggggtCCCCAGGGCACTCCTGTCCTATACCCCATGAGTGCTCCATCCTCGGGGTGCTGGTGAACGAGGCCTGCTCAGCTCGGCAGGGGCTTGCGGCAGacacctccagaggtccctccaAGCTCAGCCATGTGCTGCTGAGACTGCTGTGGCTTGGCCAGGGTGAGCATCCAGGCTAGAGGCTGCACAGGGGCCCGTGCCTGTCCCACCGACCCACAAACACGGGGCTGggagccccagggagcaggTTTTACCCAGCCAAGGttgggctgggggtgctggagaTGTGGGTACCAGAAAGCAAGGGAAATGAAAGGCCAGTGCTGCCAGTAGCCATCACCAAGCCACACCACTGACCCAGGGAGGTTCCAAGGCTCTGGGGGACTCCAGTCCTGCTCCTCTACCTTCTCCTTGCTAATTATTTTCACCAAATGAACATTTATTTGCGTGGGCAAAGGTTTCCATCTTTAAACATCAGACAGGAGCTGAAAAAACAAATCCTCCCAGCTCCACAGTCTGGGGGAGTTAAACAGCTGCCTGGTCACCAGTTGAAACAAGATCTTGCCTACCCTGAAAAGTCAATACAAAGACACCAGACTTGCATGAAGACACAATGAGTTTATTAAAGCCAGGAAAAGGGGATTCTCCCCTCAGGAGGACAAAGACAGACTGGCTGGATTTGTTGCAATCGACCTGTTTCATCAACAccaaaatgcttctttttgtGGTAACATCTCAGATCAAAAAACAAATGCTATTTAGACCCCTGAAGCAGTGGAAGCTGATGGTCATAGATGTGTTCCCTGGAAGGAGCTCCTCTGCAGGAATGGAGGCTGCTGTATATTCCAGGTGAGGTGAGCAGGCTGGTCCTTTCCGACTTGAAAATTTTGGAGCAGCTCCTCACTGGAGCAGGTTTCCAATGCATGAGAATGATCCTCCACGGACTTCATCTGCTGATTTTGAACATCACAtcttttggcttcttttttgaGAATAACCATAGGAAGTGTATGTTGGGGAATTGCCTAACTAGTTGTGAAATGCAAATAATGTAGGAACTAAGTAATTTCCTGAATTTCCTGAAACCAAGACATTTCAGCCTAAAGGGAGAAGATATACAATAATCAATGAGATCCTGGGAGTCCAGATTCTTCACATAAACTTCTCCCTGTCCAAAGTTCACAAACAACTCCTGGAACAAATCTGAACTATATTGAAATCAACCAGAACAACACTCCAACAGCCCAGGGAGTGAAAACACAGAACTTGTAGACATACAAACCAACAAAGAGACTACCAGGGAGAAACAGAGTAAAGCCACTGGCCACAGTGATATTAGTACATCAATTGAGTTTAAAAGTTCCAAGCTTATCTCTGTGCTAAATCTGACTGCTGCCCACCTATGCTCTGccagccctctcctccctggtGAACATCTTGGCAGACCCTACAGGTACTTCTCTGCTGTGTAAATACAATGGTAATTGAAGCCCATAGCAActctcctgggagcagggaggtgaaggAATATGGATCCTTTCAGCTTTCCAAGTTGTGGGGAGGCTTCTCCTCAGGTCCTGTGTAGACTCCTACAATTCACCAATGAGGGCAATAAGACTTCCAAACATCCTTGCATGAGCCTTGTCTCTGACTAAACAAGTAACACacccagaagaaaaaactgCGACTGAGATGGCCAAGCATGACTTAGGActccaaacacaaaacaaacccccttAATCAGAATAATCACTATCAAAAACTAAAGAGCAACAAGCCATATTCTTCTCAGCCAGTGGCATGACAGGACATGGTTTCTGGGAGGATGCAGGGCTTTGGAGGCTGAAGCAGCTCATCTGGCTGTCACCTGTTGTGCTGCACAGGGAAAAGACATTCTCCTGGGGAGAAGAATCCCAGAGATTCCCTTTTACAGTGGAAACATTCACTCTTTTTTCAAGTTCCaagcttctctttcttttgtctaCAAGTAGTTGCATGTTTTTATTGGAACATGGCACTGGTGGGATCTTCTTTGTAAGCCTCGGCTGAGCATTGCTGGGGACCTGCTGATTGCGAGCTGCAGAAATTGGGCTGGAGCTTCCCAAATTGAGAGCAACTGTGTATctaggaaagcatttttttctggagctttCCAACTCAGTAATCCCATTTGCCTTCCTTTGCTTCAGCCCACCACGAGCACATTGAGAGAGCTCACCTTTTCTCATGGCAGGgcatattttcttcctccccgTTGCTTTATCCCAGAGGATCCTTCCTggcctctgctttgctttgttcccTACATTGACATTCTCCACCTCATGGTCTGTGGCCCAGTCGCTGTCTCTTTGCCCAGGCATCTCTTTTCTTACAGAAAGGTGGCAAAGTTGAGGCTGCCTCTGTAGTGACAGTGTCACAGGTTCAAACTTTCGAATGCCTCTCCTGACTGCCTTCCTCAGGGGAGTTGGTAGAGTCTCCTCCTGTGCTACGTGACACTGTTCCTTCTGACTGTTCCCCAAAAAGTGACTTTTAGCACAGCACATGCAAGGATGGCTAACACAGCTCTGTTTTTCCCTGCAGCACACTGCTGTTGCCATGGGGCTGACTTTCCCTCTTGAATCTGTGTTTAGGTCACCCTGAAGTGGCACATCCCTGGTGACCTGGCTCCTCACAGGGGAGTTTCCACGCTGCTCCCCCACTGCTGTGCAGGGGGGCTGAGACTGACCCAAGGAGCTGCAAACCCCCCTGCCTCGGCAGCATGGCTGGGCCACATTCTCCTCACCCAGAACATGGTCCTGGCATGGGCCAGGGGAGGTCTGGGAAGAGTTATCTGCTGTTGGAGGGGGGACCCTGGCACTGGAAATCAACGTGTACAGCTCAGCTAAGGTGTTAGGGAGCTTCAGAAAGCCTTGTCCTTCCCACAGCTTCAGGTGCTGATCACTCAGCTGAGCTGGCAGTGACTCCAGACCCTTCTTCAACAGCTGGACACTTGATTTCACATCTGACATCTCCACATCTTTCTGGGAAGGAAGCAACCAGAACAGAAGCAGTAAGCAACACATTAAAAGATGCAGTAATAGTATTCAAACATTAAATTTTTAGGTACTATTTGTTAGTTAGACCCCTTAAGTTTAGTACCAACCCAAAGATCAGCAATTTGTATCTCCTTGAGTAATATTAATTCTCAAATTGTCCCACTGAAGTAAGAGGTGTGGGATTGGAGCATACCCCTACCCTATTGTGTTGCCCCTTCCCCCAGGAGCACTGCCTTCTCATGCACTGGTGGGACTCATCATTGATGAAAGTAATTATTGCAGCTGAGTCTGTGGAGAAACCAGACCTGCCCAGGAGGTCTCTGACAGTTCATCCTTTTATATGACACCTACTTGCTGTTTTTtgacctgtttttttcctcttcttgggAAACCCTCCAGCTGTAGGGACAAAGTGCTGCACTTCTAGGTTCTCTCCCCTGGCAGGTGTGCCCTgcaccacctcctccagctAAGGCAGATGCCAGTGTGAGGAAGCAGTACTCCATCAGTGAGCTCCCTGCTCACTGACAAGGGTTTCATCAAAGCTTACAGCACTGTGAGCCAGAACTTAGGTAAGCATCAGTCACTATCTGTCCTAGAATTAGCGTTTGAATGTGTCTTTCCCCTTTCATTATAATAGGAGCAGTCCACTTTATAATCCAGCATTTGAAGGCAATTTAATATTCAGTTAATATTgagaagaaagcaggagaaattcAGAACGAAGATTCAGaataaaagattaatttctgtGCTTACTGCTGCAAgtctcctctccatctccagcagtgcctgctcCATTTGGCTTTTATCTGTCAGAGCTTTCAGCACTGAGCTACAGTGACTTTGAAGAGCATCTTGCACTAAACAGGGAAATCAATAGAAAAACCATTTGGTCTTTCATTTGTAAATGTGAATAAAGTACTATCAATACCATTGCTACTTCCTCCACAGCTTGGCATGGAACACTTCACTGTGATGTGCAACCATAGTGATTCCCCCACTGAGATCCTCCCAAACCCCAGGCAATGAACAATAGGGAAGATGTTTAATGCAAAGCACTTGAAATTTATAAGATGCTGTGTATAGGCCAAACCTTGTTTAGTGTGCTCTATTAATATGGCAGCTGGAGACGAAAGGCCCCATGAAGCTGAAAAACTTGGTTGGCTCAACATGAGGTGGGTTGAGGCTTAGCTGTCAGACAGCTTGAAAACAGCATGGCCAGGGGAGGGGGATTCCAGCACAGCTGACCCACCCCAGCACAACTGACCCTCTTCTGCAACCAGCTGATGGCAAATGGGAGCTTGAATGTGTGATGAGAAGGACAATATTGCTGATAGCAGGAAGTAGACACAAGAGGTTTGTGGCTAATGGGCTCAACTAGAGACTACATGACAGAAATGTACCCCAGTTACTAGGAGGCTGGTAACTGAAGGAGAGCTGTCTGAAGGGTTAACAAGGAATTATGAAGGAATGCACAAATAACTGGGATTTCCAGTTTCTGTGCACAGGGAGAGATGAGGCCCAAAACCACATGGGGCATGGACCTCCTGGGAGAGTTTTAAATTGAAGCAAGATGCTCTTGGGTTCAGTCAGTCTGTCATAAAAACTGATAAGAAATTGGATATTTTATTATATGAATGGACAAATAATAAAACTCCCTCACACAGCTGCACTTATTCTTAAAGGGATCACTGCTGTGCCTAATAAGCTACAGGATGGGAACGCACTTCTCAGCGTATGTGGAGATGAAAAACCCCAAGAAGTCTCACGGAAGTCGGCCTTTAAAATTGTGAATTGACGGATGAAGAGAAAGAGCTCCTCACTAAACAGTTCTGATCTTTCCAGAGAGCAGTGCAGGAAGGTGTGTACGGATGGTCTGGCTGGGGTGGGACGAAACAGGATACAAAGCACTGCTGCTAAAACAAAGCCTTGCCAAACACACAGACTGGGATAACTGAAGCTCTGGAGTCCTGGACTAGCACTGTGTGcctgagaaaaatcagaatggAGCCCACATTCCAACAAGTGGCTACAAGAGATCTGCAACTAATTAATCCTCTTTTGCTGCAGATCCAATGTGTTTGATTGCCTTTGGTGTTGGTGGAGCTGAGAGCCCATGTGAAGCTGTTCCTGCATATGGAGTATTTATCTCAGTTCTTCAGAGCAGCACCTCTCACCCCAGAGCAGCCTTACAGGCTGCAGAGCACTCAGGatgtctcctcctcctgcccagctaTTTTCAGAAGGCTTGCAGGGACTTAATTGTGCAGTGCTGTTGGTGAGCTGTGCCTTGCTGTCAAACTTGAAATGGAATTGGTCAAAGAGTTAAAAACTATTAGGGAGAGGCAGGCAGAAAGTGATTGTAGAAAaagcagacattttaaaaaggtacatttgaaaaggaagaaaggaaagagatcTAAGCAATTATGGGCTTACTTGTTTGTTCCTGTATTGTGCTCGGTTTTAAAATAGACCTTAAGGGAAAGTACTCAGAGACATGGAGGGAAATGGAACAAGATTTTATAAAAGGCGAATTGTGCCTGACTAATGTAATACATTAGGATAAGATAGGTGACTTAGAGAAAGGCAATGCAGTGGCCTTTTTGTAGATTCAAACAAAGCTTTTCAGTGGAAATTGTCATGTCATAtgaaaaaagctgagaaaaatggAGAGAATAAGCCTCAACTAAAGGTAAAATATCAGCTCTTGAGAGGAGTGGAATGAGGGGACAAGGCAGCTCTGTAAGGTGCTCCTCAAGACCTGCTTAAAATCTGCCAAAGTCTCCTGGGTGCAAAAGGCAGGCAGTTAGGTCAGTAGTAGGAGACACACGAATATGCAAatgccagcagcaggggctACAGATGAGATGGGGCAGTGCACAGGCTCTGCCTGAGGGGAGCTGCTGTGCACCCTAGGGTGGCTGGGAGCCTGCACAGTCCTGACCAACGATGtgctaaggaaagaaaaagattgaaCTGGGACACGTGCAGAGGAAAGCTAGGAGACAATTAAGTGCTTAGGTGATAATCTCTTATGAAAGGAGATTGAAAGCATTTGGCTTATTCAGCCACACAAAGCAGAGGTGTCCGGTGGCACAAGGGCTGAAGGTGCCATTCGAGGGACAGGAGCTTGCTGAGCTCTACCAAATAAATACCATAATTTGCCTTCCTCAGGAGTGATATGGGCACAGCACACGCTGCTGTCTTCTGGGAGAAGGAGCCCTGCAGATGCCTTGTCCATGTGTCTTCCTCACAAGCATCGTGTTAAAACATCTCCTGAACCTAAGCTCAGGGGGAATCTCAATTTTTTCACTTTGCCCACCACCACAGGGCTTTGACTTGTTCTCTGGCTGATTTCTGAGGATTTCAGCAATAAACTCTCTGCAGTTGCTGTCAATTTGGCTGTCCCTGCTTTCTCACTGCTGTTTTTTAAGCTTTTAGTCTTCTGCTCTGACAGATTGAGACTTTTTTACAAATCACCAGGGGAAAGCTGTGGCTTGCTGAATGGGTTTCTAATGGTGGACTGAATGCTTGAGTGGGCCTTTTAGACTGCATCTCCCTGTCTGGACCTAAGGGCTACCTGCAATCTGAGAGCAGGCTTTGGGGAGCCTGCCAGCCCCCTCCTGACCTATAAGGTCTgtaaagagcagaaaagcagcagtgactgAAGGAGGAAACTCCTCTCACGTCACTTTATTACCTTCCATCTCTACATAGGAGGCTATAGGAAGGACAGCATCAGCAAGGTTGGCTTGCTGTTCTTCCCCATGTGCTTAATTTTagttcagaattatttttaaaactttctgattttcttaGTCTCTCTGTTCTTCTACAACATGGTATCCTCGGCATAAAAATAGCACTGTATCCACTGTGCTTGTGATCTGCACATACGTTTGACTCAGCACAGCATGCTGCAGGCAAGCAACCAGCAGCAAGGCTTTGGAACAGGTTTCCTTTGTACATGTAGGAGtattctacagaaaaaaaccccaacaaaacaaacaacaaaatacaacaaaaacaacaaaatacaacCTCGGTACAGAGGAGAGGCACTCTCCTTCCCTCACTGAGTTCCATACTACAGGGGTGTTCAGACTTGTCAAACAccattaaacaaaataaaaaagagcacTAATCTAGACTTAAAGAAGGAACTGAGATGGCCAAACTAGATCAGATCAAGGACACTGTTAGTAAAGTCTCTTGTCTTTGAAAATGATAAAGAACAGCTCCTtcagaaaaagttttcttcaaataaacCCCAGAGCAGATTGTTATTTAATAACTTGATCATAGATGAAAAAATCATTACCTGGTTAATGGGTAGCTTATGCACAGACTTGTGCCTTTCTTAAGGTTTTTACTCCaaacaaagcagtttttaaaaaccaGGAACATTACTGTGTTGTGATTTGCTGTACCATTCTCTTCAGATGTTACTGGTTTACATTAATATCACATGGAATGCAAACTCTGGCATGAGATAAAAGGCTGTAGGACCTCAGGGTAGGTCTCCcaccctgtgctgcagagggTTTCCTGCAAATCAGCTTGCACTAGGGTGCAGCTGCACTCCCAGAACATGAAAACTACAGTCTGAACTGCCAAGGAAGGGAGTGTCAGCCTCCCAGCCAAGGAATATTAAACAGCAACTCCTGATGTCTATCATCATCCTGAGACTGGCACTGACAACAGAGAGGCTTTAAATAACACCATGGAGGGAGGTTGGTTCCCCCACGCCTGGGTTCAGCAGGGGAAATAGGAGGTTGTATAAACCTGGTGAGACATGAGCAAGAAAGACAGCCTTggagctcagcagagctctgcatttCATCCATGGGCAACAACTGAGCTCTGCCAGAGGGTGAGATATTTGGGCTGTCATGGCTGCATCCTGCTCGGACATACCCTGAGCAGCTGGCTGAAAGGTTTGTGCCTGCTTAGGTCCCCttccacagcacagcagaagacATCTGCATCAGGGGACTGTGGGATCAGCTGCCCCCACCTCAGCCTGCTCTACAGTGCCTGAGGCCCTCGGGTGGGTCATTTGGGGGTCTCAGTATTCACAACCACACATCCTTTCACCATCCATGATAAGGATGTTTTAGAGTCCGTTTTTCCTTCATCTCAACAACTTCCATTGCCAGTCACCACGTGGTTAGCAAGCAGATGCACAGGAAAGCTGTTTCTTTCATCAGTTTTAAACCTTTTAACTTTTCAGTCTCTACAAACACAGAACCTAAGAGCATCCCAGTCTGGGTGTCCCAGTCCAGCCCATCCTTCTCACAGTAAACAAGCTCACATCACAATattataaacacagaaaattccCCCAGAAACCTTGCCAGCAACTACTGTGCCTCAGCTGTCTCAAAGCAAGTCATGTTTCAAAACTGCCCACCAGGCATCAGATTTTGTGAGAACTGCATCAACTCTTACCTCTGTAAGGGACATTTTGCATGCTATTTGGTCACTCTTGCTGGCAGGAGGGTCAGAGGATTGCCTGTGGTATACTGGCTGGGAATATGCTGCTCATTTGCAGGTGGTGTGGAGGATATGGCTGTTATGAGTTGTCACATCTGGAACTACCAGATAGCAGAtaccagaaaagcaaagcagttcaCAGAGGGCTGGGCCATGACTGCTGggatttgcaattaaaaaaatagaaagttttGATAGAAGTATGGGtataaaattgaaaataagaaagacaaataaaaagaaataagttACAGGAGCTGCAAACTAGAAGGAAAGAGCAAATGATGAATGCAAATCAACCAGAGAAACTCTGGTGGCAGAACTGAGGCCATAGGGTCTGCTGGCCTCATCACATCCCTGTGCACAGTGCACCATGACGTGTGCAAGGAACAGAGCAGCTGTGCCTCTGTGGAACCTGCTCAGGCAAATGCTGTCTCATCTTCAGTGCCAGACACAGCTCTATCCACTGTGTGCAATCACATATGGACAAACACtcaaaaaagaacatttttttgttttgtcctcTTGCAGAGagcctgccagcccagcagcattTGGTAACACTTtggaaacatattttgaaaaatattttctgttttgttcttgcCCAGTGGCTATGTAGACTGTGCCACCACTTGCTACCCACTGCTGTACATGAGGCCTGTGATATTCCTTGCATGCTTTTAATGAAGACAGACTTGATGTAAAGTTCtgcctttctttgcttttcaaagctgtttgAAACTCCTGGTGtattactttttcctttgaaaagagGCTCTTCACCTTCAGAATTCCTCTCCTATGTGTGAAATCCTTCACTGGCAATGGCTTATCATGTCTCTATGATGTCACCCACATCCTCAGGCACTGTATCATCAGCCACTGGTGCATCAGTCTTTATCAGCTCTGAATTTAGATCTCTGTCACCTGAGTTTAGGAATGGGGTCTTTTCAAGGCACTAGAGCAAGTATTTATTTAGTGGGAACTTAATTATCCATCATTGTGATACGAGTCAAATGGCAGTGTTTATCAGCAATTAACCAGTGGCAGATGAACCTCCCAGAAACATCACAAGAACATCATTGTGGAGTGTGTGATGCTTTCATTATATATTCAACATTCTGCGGCATGATCCATTACAGAAAGTGACAATTTCTCTTTCCAGTTGCTTTGGAAATCTAGCAGCAGGCACCTCTGGGAGGTTTCTCATTTAATTCAAGGCACATTTATTTAAACTgtgtacagagaaaaaaacaggacagATGAGCAAATGGTATGAAATGAAGAGGGGGAACTGTGAACAATAGATTTGATTTTCAGTGCCATGACAACAATATCTGTGCCTGAGCTATATGAAATTAGGCAAAGTCCTGCTACAGAGTGGACAAGTTGAGGCACTGAAGTAATTAGGAGATGGGCAAATGCATAATAGGAAGCTGCTTGTGCTGGCCAAAGCAGACAGATTCTTGCTTGCATTAAGGTCTCACCAAGAGCACTTGCCAAGAACAGCAAGGGAGTGTTCTTAGTATAACAGAATTGTTATTTCAAATGTCCAGGCCACCATAGCTTCCCAAAAATGCACCAGACTCTACTCTTTTTGCCTGAGAGGGCTGTGTTGACTTAAAGGGTACCTGTCCAAGCTGTGCTTCATGGAAGCTTAATTGTACCTCACAGTAAATATTATAGTGCTTTTGTGAGGGTCTGCTACCTTGAACTCACAAAGTATAACTCACTTCACATTTCTTGCAGGTGTTGAAGCTGGACTCTTGCTCTTGCAAGGCAAGCACAGG encodes the following:
- the IHO1 gene encoding interactor of HORMAD1 protein 1 isoform X1, which produces MNFNVWNIKEMLSTPTATGPNRFSIRSSGPSDYSSLSDSQLLFGSQFCPESVQSAAVPLELGQHNSQDSEPSIFTKYQTKPQLFDEDPKEKGSLNFGAGRVKNVLEIFEVNKNKIKDKYDREVLSTFISSIKDRLQALQACLDKFEEMFDSRNKTILLQLETISKTLQDALQSHCSSVLKALTDKSQMEQALLEMERRLAAKDVEMSDVKSSVQLLKKGLESLPAQLSDQHLKLWEGQGFLKLPNTLAELYTLISSARVPPPTADNSSQTSPGPCQDHVLGEENVAQPCCRGRGVCSSLGQSQPPCTAVGEQRGNSPVRSQVTRDVPLQGDLNTDSRGKVSPMATAVCCREKQSCVSHPCMCCAKSHFLGNSQKEQCHVAQEETLPTPLRKAVRRGIRKFEPVTLSLQRQPQLCHLSVRKEMPGQRDSDWATDHEVENVNVGNKAKQRPGRILWDKATGRKKICPAMRKGELSQCARGGLKQRKANGITELESSRKKCFPRYTVALNLGSSSPISAARNQQVPSNAQPRLTKKIPPVPCSNKNMQLLVDKRKRSLELEKRVNVSTVKGNLWDSSPQENVFSLCSTTGDSQMSCFSLQSPASSQKPCPVMPLAEKNMACCSLVFDSDYSD